Proteins encoded together in one Telopea speciosissima isolate NSW1024214 ecotype Mountain lineage chromosome 6, Tspe_v1, whole genome shotgun sequence window:
- the LOC122665409 gene encoding uncharacterized protein LOC122665409, which translates to MQKVPATQFHPIVKPWPFRGWALDLIGKMTPPSAQGHPFVIAATDYFTKWVKAVPMKSVSQVDVIKFVKHELIHHFGLPETLTCDNGSVFSRGEVSQFTQEYGITVTFLTPYYAQGNSQAEASNKIIKANLSKVIDDNPRTWAEMLSEVLWAFRTSKRAATGMTPYALTFGHDAILPMEVIVKSLGVAKHFDMPLGQYRDSMMAELDDLDEERLLALDRVQAQKAKVAKAYNKTVRSKTFVESDLVLKAVLPIGHKDPKFGKWSPTWEGPFVVHQVLKGGAYHLKTIDGQVQLRPLNGKFLKMYHPTMWEVMQL; encoded by the coding sequence ATGCAGAAGGTACCAGCAACTCAATTTCATCCCATTGTCAAACCCTGGCCATTCAGAGGGTGGGCTCTTGATCTAATTGGAAAGATGACCCCTCCGTCGGCCCAAGGGCACCCGTTCGTGATTGCGGCAAcagattacttcaccaagtgggtgaaAGCTGTGCCAATGAAGTCGGTCAGCCAGGTCGATGTGATTAAGTTTGTCAAGCATGAATTAATACATCATTTTGGTCTGCCAGAGACCTTGACTTGTGACAATGGGTCAGTTTTCTCTAGAGGGGAAGTATCTCAGTTTACGCAAGAGTATGGGATAACGGTTACCTTTTTAACACCCTATTATGCACAGGGTAACAGCCAGGCGGAGGCAAGTAACAAGATCATCAAAGCAAACCTGTCCAAGGTAATTGATGATAACCCAAGGACTTGGGCAGAGATGTTGTCAGAGGTGCTATGGGCGTTCAGGACCTCAAAGAGGGCAGCAACAGGAATGACCCCTTATGCACTGACATTTGGTCATGATGCTATCTTGCCAATGGAGGTGATTGTGAAGTCTTTGGGGGTGGCAAAGCATTTCGATATGCCCCTAGGGCAGTATAGGGACTCCATGATGGCCGAGCTCGATGACCTGGATGAGGAACGTCTCCTGGCCCTTGACCGGGTGCAGGCTCAGAAGGCGAAAGTGGCCAAGGCCTATAACAAGACGGTTAGGTCTAAAACATTCGTTGAGTCTGACCTAGTGTTAAAAGCTGTGTTGCCAATTGGGCACAAGGACCCTAAGTTTGGGAAGTGGTCGCCCACCTGGGAAGGACCGTTCGTTGTGCATCAGGTCTTAAAGGGTGGAGCCTACCATTTGAAAACAATCGACGGACAAGTGCAGTTAAGGCCATTGAATGGCAAATTCTTAAAGATGTACCACCCAACAATGTGGGAGGTTATGCAGTTATAA